The DNA region ACGCTCATGGCGATCCCGGCCCTCATGGTCGTGCTGTCGATGACCCTGCCCGCCCGGGCGAACCGCACCACGAACCTCATCGTGGCCTCGATACAGGTCCCCTTCGCGGCGTTCAACGCGGTGGGCGAGTCCTGGAGGTACTTCTACGGCCTCGGTGTCGCACTGGAATTGATCGTTCTCGCCCTCATCCTGCGGTGCGCCTGGACCTGGCCCCGCACCGCACGGTGATCTTGTCTACACCGCGAGCGCGACCGCCAGGACCAGGTCCGCCTTGTGCGTGATCGAGACCTGAACCTCCACGACGCCGAGCGCGGCGGCGCCCGCGGCCGCCGCGCCGGTGAGCACCACCAGGGCCGCTCCGGAATCGGCTCGTTCGACGGCGATCTGGCG from Amycolatopsis sp. EV170708-02-1 includes:
- a CDS encoding DUF6326 family protein, which translates into the protein MTTRQTTTTALDEQRIPVRAKLAAAWTSLVLLYAYVDILAFYKPGVIKDIEAGVVFEFDISQTLFAVFLTLMAIPALMVVLSMTLPARANRTTNLIVASIQVPFAAFNAVGESWRYFYGLGVALELIVLALILRCAWTWPRTAR